CGCCCCGCGCCGCGGTCATGGTCAGCGTGGTGAACACGCCGGCCGCCGACAGCCGGTCGATCGCCTGCTCCTTCTGCCGGGTCAGGTCGGCCCCGCGGTGGTGGCGGTGACTGTCCCCGCTCACCCCGTCGTACTGAAGGTAGATCTCCAGGCGCTCCCGGTGCCGGACGACCAGGTCGAGCAGCGCGTCGTCGCGGGCGAGGGTCAGCCCGTTGGTGTTGAGCAGCACCCGCACGATCGGCCGGGCGGCCACCTCGTCGAGCAGTTTCGGCAGGTCGGGGTGCAGGGTCGGCTCGCCGCCGGAGAGCATCAGCACGTCCAGCCGGCCGTTCTCGCGGTCCAGCTTGGCGTCGATGCCGGCCAGCACGTCGGCGATCGGCACCGGGTGCCCGGCGCCCGGGCCGGACGCCGTGAAGCAGGTGGGGCAGCGCAGGTTGCAGCCGTCGGTGAGGTCGGTGAGCAGGATGCAGGTGTGCTGGGTCTGCATCTCCGGCAACCCGTCCAGGTATGCGGCCGGCACCGGGGCGAAGTTGCCGGTCAGGTCCGGCACGTGCCGCTTGGTGGGCGCGGTCCACTGCTCCAGGTAGGACAGGATGGCCGGGTCCTCGTCGTACAGGGTGCGGATCAGGCCGTGCCGGGCGCAGCCGCGCTCCAGCCACACCCGGTCGTCGCGTACCGCCAGCCAGCCGGACAGCCGGGTCACCTCGGCCAGGTCACGGTCCGGGTTCTCGGTGTGGCAGTCCGGGCAGAACGCGTTGACGTACCGGTGGATCCGGTCGCCCCGCAGCGGCATCCCGATCATCTCGCCCATGCGGTCTCCTCGTGGCGTGCCCTGGCCAGCGTGCGCAGCCGCCAGCCGAGCAGCGGCAGGCAGCAGAGCAGGAAGATCTGCGAGCGGCTCAGCCCGGCCGCGACGACCTCGTTGCCGCGGACGAACTCGACCGTGAACCGGAACGCCGCATAGCCGGCCAGATAGCCGGTGAACAGCGCGTCCGGGCGGCTGACCCGCTCACGGAGGGCGATCAGCACGGCCAGGGCGACAAGCTGAAAGACGATTTCGTACGCGAACGAGGGGTGCAGTGGCACGCCGGCCGGGGTGCCGGGGAACCGGGCGGCGTCGGCGGCGCTGAGCGTGA
Above is a genomic segment from Actinoplanes ianthinogenes containing:
- a CDS encoding radical SAM protein, whose protein sequence is MGEMIGMPLRGDRIHRYVNAFCPDCHTENPDRDLAEVTRLSGWLAVRDDRVWLERGCARHGLIRTLYDEDPAILSYLEQWTAPTKRHVPDLTGNFAPVPAAYLDGLPEMQTQHTCILLTDLTDGCNLRCPTCFTASGPGAGHPVPIADVLAGIDAKLDRENGRLDVLMLSGGEPTLHPDLPKLLDEVAARPIVRVLLNTNGLTLARDDALLDLVVRHRERLEIYLQYDGVSGDSHRHHRGADLTRQKEQAIDRLSAAGVFTTLTMTAARGVNDGEIGAVIDRALDTPYVGGVTVQPQFGSGRSGPLDPLDRLTHTGVLARLGPQTGERVTWRDLTALPCSHPHCCSVGYLLRDDAGRWRSLTSLIGTEKLLALLAEAPETVANRIADTDLPAELRRAVRESLLGLLSEQSSLSHPRIGDLWRDICTGCDLGIGTLATLALPGGRNRLRALLAERVKRITVKPFMDIATMIEERLLQCCVHVSTRRADRDQCAPFCAVQAWPALSAQRLSRATR